The following are encoded in a window of Hirundo rustica isolate bHirRus1 chromosome 23, bHirRus1.pri.v3, whole genome shotgun sequence genomic DNA:
- the TTC12 gene encoding tetratricopeptide repeat protein 12 isoform X1, translated as MLRDEDTEADFQRFLRRVDDVANLLQGLNSPDSAVQEKAIAETEKRLREQGASREEEESRTIVNRTLINTSGAARAEAVDADGFLAALEKDAKERAQRRRRNEQLANALKEQGNEAFRRGDFALAVQRYSEGLEKLRDKQELYTNRAQAYLKLREYEKAISDCEWALKCNKNCLKAYFLMGKAHLALQHFTEARQCYEEMLRADPRKENLFKDCVSEARLEEKRLRDEERAQRELRAGNVAALSVQELLQRISSPDQDILYYTGGIRLLAGAVNGCTGQTLFRTNNGFSILRNETVRGALCAESKSAAEAELCVSLLLLWQAACAGNEENQRLLLAQPDVGAQLAELLSSGTPQLQRETLALISLYSENESGRRLLLRQDLSRWLQILMAFVKSTDARADRAMNILSDLSGEERFQAQCRAVISTGVLPLLAQLLVCSGPVNAAALARGVGALGSLCADVGLRAQLAGSGECWQACLQLLDGGCPDASSPGYQQCVFAVLGLMMNLLLESNSTIQDFAVPISGRCLALLSHQDGRIVTRATGVLSRVLPASPSAVEEVVKAGVVKKMLKFLRAGGHLTSSYAIKTLSICTKSSRRAQEELLKWDKRLRVLLKLLESGDELTVGNAAFCLGQCLLLPGAASALLGSGAVPLLLRLAASGAQRTSVQKNSAIALGRLCMAEPRHIDQLRKLNGLAILNSSMKYVHSS; from the exons ATGCTGCGGGACGAGGACACGGAGGCGGATTTCCAGCGCTTCCTGCGCCGCGTGGATGATGTCG CCAATTTGCTGCAAGGTCTGAACTCCCCGGACTCGGCTGTCCAGGAAAAAGCCATTgctgagacagagaaaaggcTGCGAGAGcaaggagccagcagggaggaggaggagagcaggaccATTGTGAACAGAACGCTCATCAACACTTCT ggcgCGGCGCGGGCGGAGGCAGTGGATGCAG ACGGCTTCCTGGCAGCTTTGGAAAAGGATGCCAAAGAACGAGCCCAGCGCAGGAGGAGGAACGAGCAGCTGGCAAACG ccctgaaGGAGCAGGGGAACGAAGCCTTCCGGAGAGGAGACTTTGCCCTGGCCGTCCAGAGGTACTCGGAGGggctggagaagctgagggacaaGCAGGAGCTGTACACAAACAGGGCACAG GCCTACCTGAAGCTCCGTGAGTATGAGAAAGCCATCAGTGACTGTGAGTGGGCACTAAAG tgCAATAAAAACTGCCTCAAAGCCTATTTCCTCATGGGGAAAGCtcacctggcactgcagcactTCACTGAG GCCAGGCAGTGCTACGAGGAGATGCTGCGGGCTGATCCCCGGAAGGAAAACCTGTTCAAAG ACTGTGTGAgcgaggccaggctggaggagaagaggctgagagATGAGGAGAGAGCGCAGAGGGAGCTCCGGGCTGGGAATGTCGCTGCTCTGTCCGTCCAGGAATTGCTGCAGAGGATCAGCAGCCCCGACCAGGACATCCTCTACTACACAGGCGGCatcaggctcctggcaggagccGTGAACGGCT GCACTGGGCAAACGCTCTTCAGGACAAACAATGGCTTCAGTATCCTCAGGAACGAGACTGTCAGAGg GGCCTTGTGTGCAGAGAGCAAAAGCGCTGCAGAGGCGGAGCTGTGcgtttcccttctcctgctgtggcaagctgcctgtgctgggaatg aGGAAAATCAGCGTCTCCTGTTGGCCCAGCCCGACGTGGGtgcccagctggcagagctgctctcctctggcaccccccagctccagagggagaCCCTGGCGCTGATTTCTCTCTACTCAGAGAACGAGAGTGGCcggaggctgctgctgaggcaggaCCTGAGCAG ATGGCTGCAGATTTTGATGGCGTTTGTCAAGAGCACTGATGCAAGGGCTGACAGAGCCATGAACATCTTGTCTGACTTAAGTGGGGAGGAAAG GTTCCAAGCCCAGTGTCGGGCCGTGATTTCCACAGGTGTTCTACCTTTACTCGCCCAGTTGCTG GTGTGTTCGGGGCCGGTGAACGCCGCGGCGCTGGCGCGTGGCGTGGGCGCGCTGGGCAGCCTGTGTGCAGATGTGGGGCTGCGGGCACAGCTGGCTGGGAGCGGGGAGTGCTGGCAggcctgcctgcagctgctg GACGGTGGGTGCCCTGatgccagcagccctgggtaccagcagtgtgtgtttgcagtgctggggctgaTGATGAACCTGCTGCTTGAATCCAACAGCACCATCCAG gattttgCTGTGCCCATCAGTGGCAGgtgcctggctctgctcagccatCAGGACGGAAGGATTGTCACG AGAGCCACTGGAGTGCTGAGCCGTGTCCTGCCAGCGTCTCCCTCAGCAGTGGAGGAGGTGGTGAAAGCAGGAGTGGTGAAGAAAATGCTCAAATTCTTGAGA GCTGGGGGACACCTCACATCCAGCTATGCCATAAAGACCCTTTCCATCTGCACCAAGAGCAGCCGGAGagctcaggaggagctgctgaaatgGGATAAAA ggctgcgagtgctgctgaagctgctggagTCTGGGGATGAGCTGACGGTGGGGAATGCAGCTTTCTGTCTGGgccagtgcctgctgctgcccgggGCAGCCTCGGCGCTGCTGGGCTCCGGCGCGGTGccgctgctgctcaggctggcTGCCAGCGGCGCCCAGAGAACCTCGGTGCAGAAGAACTCGGCCATTGCCCTGGGCAGGCTCTGCATGGCTGAGCCAAG
- the TTC12 gene encoding tetratricopeptide repeat protein 12 isoform X2, which produces MLRDEDTEADFQRFLRRVDDVANLLQGLNSPDSAVQEKAIAETEKRLREQGASREEEESRTIVNRTLINTSGAARAEAVDADGFLAALEKDAKERAQRRRRNEQLANALKEQGNEAFRRGDFALAVQRYSEGLEKLRDKQELYTNRAQAYLKLREYEKAISDCEWALKCNKNCLKAYFLMGKAHLALQHFTEARQCYEEMLRADPRKENLFKDCVSEARLEEKRLRDEERAQRELRAGNVAALSVQELLQRISSPDQDILYYTGGIRLLAGAVNGCTGQTLFRTNNGFSILRNETVRGALCAESKSAAEAELCVSLLLLWQAACAGNEENQRLLLAQPDVGAQLAELLSSGTPQLQRETLALISLYSENESGRRLLLRQDLSRWLQILMAFVKSTDARADRAMNILSDLSGEERFQAQCRAVISTGVLPLLAQLLDGGCPDASSPGYQQCVFAVLGLMMNLLLESNSTIQDFAVPISGRCLALLSHQDGRIVTRATGVLSRVLPASPSAVEEVVKAGVVKKMLKFLRAGGHLTSSYAIKTLSICTKSSRRAQEELLKWDKRLRVLLKLLESGDELTVGNAAFCLGQCLLLPGAASALLGSGAVPLLLRLAASGAQRTSVQKNSAIALGRLCMAEPRHIDQLRKLNGLAILNSSMKYVHSS; this is translated from the exons ATGCTGCGGGACGAGGACACGGAGGCGGATTTCCAGCGCTTCCTGCGCCGCGTGGATGATGTCG CCAATTTGCTGCAAGGTCTGAACTCCCCGGACTCGGCTGTCCAGGAAAAAGCCATTgctgagacagagaaaaggcTGCGAGAGcaaggagccagcagggaggaggaggagagcaggaccATTGTGAACAGAACGCTCATCAACACTTCT ggcgCGGCGCGGGCGGAGGCAGTGGATGCAG ACGGCTTCCTGGCAGCTTTGGAAAAGGATGCCAAAGAACGAGCCCAGCGCAGGAGGAGGAACGAGCAGCTGGCAAACG ccctgaaGGAGCAGGGGAACGAAGCCTTCCGGAGAGGAGACTTTGCCCTGGCCGTCCAGAGGTACTCGGAGGggctggagaagctgagggacaaGCAGGAGCTGTACACAAACAGGGCACAG GCCTACCTGAAGCTCCGTGAGTATGAGAAAGCCATCAGTGACTGTGAGTGGGCACTAAAG tgCAATAAAAACTGCCTCAAAGCCTATTTCCTCATGGGGAAAGCtcacctggcactgcagcactTCACTGAG GCCAGGCAGTGCTACGAGGAGATGCTGCGGGCTGATCCCCGGAAGGAAAACCTGTTCAAAG ACTGTGTGAgcgaggccaggctggaggagaagaggctgagagATGAGGAGAGAGCGCAGAGGGAGCTCCGGGCTGGGAATGTCGCTGCTCTGTCCGTCCAGGAATTGCTGCAGAGGATCAGCAGCCCCGACCAGGACATCCTCTACTACACAGGCGGCatcaggctcctggcaggagccGTGAACGGCT GCACTGGGCAAACGCTCTTCAGGACAAACAATGGCTTCAGTATCCTCAGGAACGAGACTGTCAGAGg GGCCTTGTGTGCAGAGAGCAAAAGCGCTGCAGAGGCGGAGCTGTGcgtttcccttctcctgctgtggcaagctgcctgtgctgggaatg aGGAAAATCAGCGTCTCCTGTTGGCCCAGCCCGACGTGGGtgcccagctggcagagctgctctcctctggcaccccccagctccagagggagaCCCTGGCGCTGATTTCTCTCTACTCAGAGAACGAGAGTGGCcggaggctgctgctgaggcaggaCCTGAGCAG ATGGCTGCAGATTTTGATGGCGTTTGTCAAGAGCACTGATGCAAGGGCTGACAGAGCCATGAACATCTTGTCTGACTTAAGTGGGGAGGAAAG GTTCCAAGCCCAGTGTCGGGCCGTGATTTCCACAGGTGTTCTACCTTTACTCGCCCAGTTGCTG GACGGTGGGTGCCCTGatgccagcagccctgggtaccagcagtgtgtgtttgcagtgctggggctgaTGATGAACCTGCTGCTTGAATCCAACAGCACCATCCAG gattttgCTGTGCCCATCAGTGGCAGgtgcctggctctgctcagccatCAGGACGGAAGGATTGTCACG AGAGCCACTGGAGTGCTGAGCCGTGTCCTGCCAGCGTCTCCCTCAGCAGTGGAGGAGGTGGTGAAAGCAGGAGTGGTGAAGAAAATGCTCAAATTCTTGAGA GCTGGGGGACACCTCACATCCAGCTATGCCATAAAGACCCTTTCCATCTGCACCAAGAGCAGCCGGAGagctcaggaggagctgctgaaatgGGATAAAA ggctgcgagtgctgctgaagctgctggagTCTGGGGATGAGCTGACGGTGGGGAATGCAGCTTTCTGTCTGGgccagtgcctgctgctgcccgggGCAGCCTCGGCGCTGCTGGGCTCCGGCGCGGTGccgctgctgctcaggctggcTGCCAGCGGCGCCCAGAGAACCTCGGTGCAGAAGAACTCGGCCATTGCCCTGGGCAGGCTCTGCATGGCTGAGCCAAG